A genomic stretch from Aedes albopictus strain Foshan chromosome 2, AalbF5, whole genome shotgun sequence includes:
- the LOC115258801 gene encoding uncharacterized protein LOC115258801, with amino-acid sequence MKRPILRVVCILCIVLRAQSPQSHDERRYQNPSCFADLSPFVQLFPVKNCAEMSLKAVPVCTNCRRSSEVSISCSKCFQICCATCFNKRNDIFNVSAMDINDAESRPCPKCTDSGNGGSGSPANCSTAIKREPVQDESPTTTTTETATRGLCKLHRKDCKLYCTQCNEAICGLCIDEGQPHELHHIDNYSIVYREKVEEMNRKLDQANKQLESLGGSGAIYGWNLKMLEKEEAAVLKEIAAVSESSKLKVTRLTSIRKERLRAQLQFPVEHGKLVTEARATVKNSTVDEFMKNLQKMDQLCTNLASAPSKHSGVCLETADDIECELVPAYKFGLCTSVGLFRAGNSENKYTLTAPYDVAWLVTLLKSDKLQIMISPSDPEFLKFPHKLVVIISHPSSQEEIRETFDQKDNVQTFDIVQVSRLVQQGYQKNNSEDLVVKVGIRPVNATVEKQLLAYRYQQEKAKKSSAELSLASAELKLSAITGKTDYNHHCMYFVQKMNKFSKGWDKSSLHIVDDSGRQWRLNVYPNNEIGVYIELCKGAPTKISYFVELKHKEPTKTLVGSCLSANANVHEDLGWECFIKWNALMKDDGFYPDGILRFRFGVRPLPF; translated from the exons atgaaaaggcccattttaAGGGTGGTATGCATCCTATGCATCGTGTTACGCGCGCAATCTCCGCAATCTCATGACGAAAGACGATATCAAAATCCTTCGTGTTTCGCGGATCTTTCCCCTTTCGTTCAGTTGTTTCCTGTTAAGAACTGtgctgaaatgtccctgaaagcgGTTCCGGTGTGCACCAACTGTCGTCGATCCAGTGAAGTGTCCATTTCGTGCAGCAAGTGTTTCCAAATCTGCTGTGCCACCTGCTTCAATAAACGGAACGACATATTTAACGTTTCGGCCATGGATATCAATGATGCGGAATCTCGTCCCTGTCCGAAGTGCACTGACAGCGGCAACGGTGGTAGTGGTTCGCCGGCGAACTGTTCCACCGCCATTAAGAGGGAACCGGTGCAGGATGAATCTCCGACAACTACTACTACGGAAACGGCCACGCGTGGGCTCTGCAAGCTTCACCGTAAGGATTGCAAGCTGTATTGCACCCAGTGCAACGAGGCCATCTGCGGGCTGTGTATCGATGAGGGCCAACCGCACGAGCTGCACCACATCGACAACTACTCCATCGTCTACCGAGAGAAGGTAGAGGAAATGAACCGTAAGTTGGACCAGGCGAACAAGCAACTCGAATCCTTGGGTGGGTCCGGTGCCATTTACGGATGGAATCTGAAAATGTTGGAGAAAGAGGAGGCAGCAGTGCTGAAGGAAATCGCAGCCGTGTCGGAGTCGTCCAAATTGAAAGTAACGCGCTTGACGAGCATCCGGAAGGAGCGGCTTCGCGCGCAACTGCAATTTCCGGTGGAACATGGGAAGCTTGTGACCGAGGCAAGGGCCACGGTTAAGAATTCAACCGTGGATGAGTTTATGAAGAATCTGCAGAAGATGGATCAGCTTTGTACGAATCTGGCCTCGGCTCCATCGAAGCACAGTGGTGTTTGCTTGGAGACGGCAGATGACATTGAGTG TGAACTGGTGCCGGCGTACAAATTCGGATTGTGCACATCAGTGGGTCTGTTCCGAGCGGGCAACTCCGAAAACAAATACACCCTGACAGCGCCTTACGACGTTGCTTGGCTCGTAACACTTCTGAAGTCGGATAAACTTCAAATCATGATCAGTCCCAGCGATCCCGAATTCCTGAAATTTCCCCACAAGCTGGTGGTGATAATATCACATCCCAGCTCACAGGAAGAAATCCGCGAAACGTTCGATCAAAAGGACAATGTGCAAACATTCGACATTGTCCAAGTGTCCCGACTTGTCCAGCAGGGCTACCAAAAGAACAACAGCGAAGATCTGGTGGTGAAAGTTGGTATTCGTCCTGTGAACGCTACGGTTGAGAAGCAACTGTTGGCCTACCGATACCAACAAGAGAAAGCCAAGAAATCAAGCGCGGAACTTAGTTTGGCTTCAGCCGAGTTGAAGTTGTCTGCCATAACCGGAAAAACGGATTA CAACCATCACTGCATGTACTTCGTGCAGAAAATGAACAAATTCTCGAAGGGTTGGGACAAGTCTTCGTTGCACATCGTAGACGATTCGGGTAGACAGTGGCGTTTGAATGTGTACCCCAACAACGAGATTGGAGTCTATATCGAGCTTTGCAAAGGTGCACCCACCAAGATAAGCTACTTTGTCGAGCTGAAACATAAGGAGCCTACGAAGACGCTCGTCGGATCTTGCCTGTCAGCGAACGCCAATGTCCACGAGGACTTGGGATGGGAGTGCTTCATAAAATGGAACGCGTTGATGAAGGATGATGGCTTCTATCCGGATGGAATTCTACGCTTCCGGTTcggagtacgaccgctgcctttTTGA